Proteins from a single region of Patescibacteria group bacterium:
- the rpoB gene encoding DNA-directed RNA polymerase subunit beta: MRTFLAPFKTTQLPDLVEVQKNSYQWFLKRGLKELLREFSPITDFVGRNLELHLLDCYLDEPKFDERVSKARNLTYEAALKVKARLINKKSGKKVDQEVYFGDIPLMTDRGTFIINGIERVIVNQLIRSPGVYFTRENIRGRFFYGAKIIPERGAWLEFETDANHVIWVRIDRQRKAVATSLLRAFGFGSDQEILDLFKKLDIDPDVKYMNSTIEKDPSASEDEGLIEIYRKIRPGELATPDNAKSLIQAMFFNSNRYDLSAVGRYKINQRYKLLAEQGKWPFSKQVKEVEARVLQPEDLVAIMSEIIRLNIAQEEPDDIDHLSNRRIRAAGELTQSRMRVGMMRLQRIIRDRMSTIDVRDLAPNQLINSRPIVGVIREFFMSSQLSQFMDQINPLAELEHKRRLTVTGPGGLAKERAGFEIRDVHRTYYGRICPIATPEGPNVGLVGHLSCYARLNEYGFIETPYRKVKNGQLTEEVVYLNALEEERHIIASFSTQSDDKGRIIDTRVEGRIYGRPGFCSAKEVDYIDVAPNQIVSVATSLIPFLEHDDATRALMGSNMQRQAVPLIKPESPLVGTGIEGKVARDTGHVILVKEAGEVSEVDGAHVVVKRNAGGEDVYELEKFIRSNADTCFSQAPVVHKGQNVKRGDVLADGASTDQGELALGTNILVAFMSWEGGNYEDAILISSRLVKDHILSSIHIDEHVVEVRETKLGPEMIARDIPNVGEEKLKNLDEEGIVYVGAEVKSGDILVGKITPKGETELSAEEKLLRAIFGEKAKDVRDSSLYLEHGEHGKVIGVKIFSREQGDKLSSGVTKSIQILVADLRKIQVGDKMAGRHGNKGVVSRVVAEEDMPYLADGTPVDIILNPLGVVSRMNLGQILETHLGIAAKKLGYKAASPALAGVTEEMIKQELKKINFPQSGKITLYDGRNGEPFKEKTTVGYIYMMKLNHLVEDKIHQRSIGPYSLITQQPLGGKAQFGGQRFGEMEVWALEGYGAAYTLQEMLTIKSDDVPGRTRAYESIIRGEPIKEINLPESFSVLVRELKGLGLNVELMKDGKKIGLNESENKK, translated from the coding sequence ATGAGAACTTTTCTTGCGCCTTTCAAAACAACCCAACTTCCGGACTTAGTCGAAGTCCAGAAAAACTCCTATCAGTGGTTTTTAAAAAGGGGACTAAAAGAATTATTGCGCGAGTTCTCGCCTATTACTGATTTCGTTGGCCGAAACTTAGAACTCCACCTTCTTGATTGTTATTTAGATGAACCCAAATTCGACGAACGAGTTTCCAAGGCCCGTAATCTTACTTATGAAGCGGCCCTAAAAGTAAAGGCCCGCCTAATCAATAAGAAAAGCGGCAAAAAAGTAGACCAAGAGGTCTATTTTGGAGATATTCCTTTGATGACTGATCGAGGCACCTTTATTATCAATGGCATTGAGCGAGTTATCGTAAATCAGCTCATTAGATCGCCCGGCGTGTATTTCACAAGAGAAAACATTCGCGGGCGGTTTTTTTATGGCGCCAAGATTATCCCCGAACGAGGCGCTTGGCTTGAATTTGAAACCGACGCCAATCACGTTATTTGGGTGCGTATTGATAGACAGCGCAAGGCGGTTGCCACTTCGCTTTTACGCGCCTTTGGCTTTGGTAGCGACCAGGAAATTCTAGATTTATTCAAAAAATTAGACATTGATCCAGATGTTAAATACATGAATTCAACCATAGAGAAAGATCCTTCTGCTTCCGAAGATGAAGGCTTGATTGAAATTTATCGCAAAATCCGCCCAGGAGAATTAGCTACACCAGATAATGCTAAATCATTAATCCAGGCGATGTTTTTTAATTCTAACAGATATGATTTATCAGCAGTTGGTCGTTATAAAATTAATCAGCGTTATAAATTATTAGCCGAACAGGGTAAGTGGCCTTTTTCTAAACAAGTCAAAGAAGTCGAGGCTAGAGTTTTACAGCCAGAAGACTTAGTGGCTATTATGTCAGAAATTATTCGTTTAAATATTGCTCAAGAAGAGCCGGACGATATTGATCATTTGTCTAACCGCCGCATTCGCGCCGCGGGTGAATTAACCCAAAGTCGCATGCGCGTAGGCATGATGAGACTGCAAAGAATTATTCGCGACAGAATGAGTACAATTGATGTTCGCGATTTGGCACCCAATCAATTAATTAATTCGCGCCCGATAGTCGGTGTCATTCGAGAGTTTTTTATGTCCAGCCAACTATCACAATTTATGGACCAGATTAATCCTTTGGCCGAGCTGGAACATAAACGTCGTTTGACCGTTACTGGTCCGGGCGGTTTAGCCAAAGAAAGAGCCGGTTTCGAAATTCGCGACGTGCACCGCACTTACTATGGCCGCATTTGTCCGATTGCTACTCCAGAAGGCCCGAACGTCGGTTTAGTCGGACACTTGTCTTGTTACGCGCGGCTCAATGAATATGGCTTTATCGAAACACCCTATCGCAAAGTAAAAAACGGGCAACTAACTGAAGAAGTAGTTTATTTAAACGCTCTAGAAGAAGAAAGACATATTATTGCTTCTTTTTCAACCCAATCAGACGACAAAGGCAGAATTATTGACACCAGAGTAGAGGGACGAATTTACGGTCGTCCCGGCTTTTGTTCTGCCAAAGAAGTAGATTACATTGACGTGGCTCCTAATCAGATTGTCAGTGTGGCCACCTCTTTAATTCCTTTTCTTGAGCATGACGACGCTACTCGCGCGCTTATGGGTTCTAATATGCAAAGACAGGCCGTGCCTTTGATTAAACCGGAGTCACCTTTGGTTGGTACTGGCATTGAGGGTAAGGTTGCTCGCGACACTGGTCACGTTATTTTAGTCAAAGAAGCGGGCGAGGTCAGCGAAGTTGATGGCGCCCATGTTGTAGTTAAAAGAAACGCCGGCGGCGAAGACGTTTATGAGTTAGAAAAATTTATTCGTTCCAACGCCGATACTTGTTTTTCACAAGCGCCAGTTGTCCATAAAGGACAAAACGTTAAGCGCGGTGATGTCTTAGCCGATGGCGCTTCTACCGACCAAGGAGAATTAGCATTGGGAACCAATATTTTAGTCGCGTTTATGTCTTGGGAGGGTGGAAACTATGAAGACGCGATTTTAATTTCTTCGCGCTTAGTCAAAGATCATATTTTAAGTTCAATTCACATTGACGAACACGTTGTTGAGGTTCGCGAAACAAAGCTTGGTCCAGAGATGATTGCTCGCGACATACCAAACGTCGGCGAAGAAAAATTAAAAAATCTTGACGAAGAAGGAATCGTTTACGTAGGCGCGGAAGTAAAGTCTGGCGATATTTTAGTCGGCAAGATTACGCCCAAGGGCGAAACCGAACTATCAGCTGAAGAGAAATTATTGCGCGCTATTTTTGGAGAAAAAGCCAAAGATGTACGCGACTCATCTTTATATCTTGAACACGGCGAGCATGGCAAAGTTATCGGTGTGAAAATTTTCTCGCGAGAGCAAGGCGATAAACTATCCTCAGGCGTGACCAAATCAATCCAAATTTTGGTGGCTGATCTAAGAAAAATTCAGGTTGGCGATAAAATGGCCGGGCGTCACGGCAATAAGGGCGTGGTTTCTCGCGTAGTTGCCGAAGAAGATATGCCTTATTTAGCCGATGGTACGCCGGTTGATATTATTTTAAATCCGCTTGGCGTGGTCTCCAGAATGAATCTTGGTCAAATTTTAGAAACCCACCTCGGCATTGCCGCCAAAAAGTTGGGCTATAAAGCCGCTTCACCTGCCCTAGCCGGTGTGACCGAAGAAATGATTAAACAGGAACTTAAGAAAATTAATTTTCCACAATCAGGGAAAATTACACTTTACGATGGCCGAAACGGGGAGCCGTTTAAAGAAAAAACTACTGTTGGTTATATTTATATGATGAAACTAAATCACCTTGTTGAAGATAAAATTCATCAACGTTCGATTGGTCCATATTCACTTATTACCCAGCAGCCGTTGGGCGGTAAGGCGCAATTTGGCGGCCAACGTTTTGGTGAAATGGAAGTCTGGGCGCTCGAAGGCTATGGCGCGGCTTATACTTTACAAGAAATGTTAACGATTAAATCAGATGATGTGCCGGGACGTACTCGGGCCTACGAATCGATTATTCGGGGCGAGCCAATTAAAGAAATTAACCTGCCAGAATCATTTAGCGTTTTAGTCCGCGAATTAAAAGGTCTGGGATTAAACGTTGAATTAATGAAAGACGGTAAAAAAATCGGCCTAAACGAATCGGAAAATAAAAAATAA
- a CDS encoding S1 RNA-binding domain-containing protein codes for MPTKLKSKTDHDISEASDINFPKINDLLEGTVVEIKRNEVYLDLSGSATGLVRGPELEDELGEYSNLKVGDQVMATVIDTDNEKGLVELSFRHAGHIKAWKKLQEIMSEKNLIEVKVTGANAGGLIIQYGKLNGFLPTSQLGFDHFPRVENGDRNKILEILKKYVNQTFKVKIIGLSEEENKLIVSEKEVAKTARGGKEFKIGDQVEGEVQGLVDFGAFIKFDGQEGLCHISEIAWRRLDHPSDILKIHDKVKAEIIGMEDGRFSLSIKKLLPDPWSKINEKYKIGQGVDCKILKINPFGFFVELDPEIHGLVHVSEFPDDQKDPSKLAKVGDIMKFRIISIEPEDHRLGLSLKDLKE; via the coding sequence ATGCCTACAAAATTAAAAAGCAAAACCGACCACGATATATCTGAAGCTTCGGATATTAATTTCCCGAAAATAAACGATTTATTGGAAGGAACGGTGGTCGAAATTAAAAGAAATGAAGTCTACCTTGATTTAAGCGGTTCAGCAACCGGTTTGGTTCGCGGCCCGGAACTAGAAGATGAGTTAGGTGAATATTCTAATTTAAAAGTTGGCGACCAGGTAATGGCCACTGTTATTGATACTGATAACGAAAAAGGCTTGGTAGAGCTATCTTTCCGTCATGCCGGCCACATCAAGGCCTGGAAAAAACTCCAGGAAATCATGAGTGAAAAGAATTTAATCGAGGTAAAAGTAACGGGCGCTAATGCCGGTGGATTAATCATTCAATACGGCAAATTAAACGGATTTCTGCCCACCTCGCAGCTAGGATTTGATCATTTTCCTCGTGTAGAAAATGGCGACCGCAATAAAATCTTAGAAATTCTTAAAAAGTACGTTAATCAAACCTTTAAGGTTAAAATCATTGGTCTGTCTGAAGAAGAAAACAAGCTTATTGTAAGCGAAAAAGAAGTGGCCAAAACAGCCAGGGGCGGCAAAGAATTTAAAATCGGAGACCAAGTTGAAGGAGAAGTCCAGGGATTGGTAGATTTTGGCGCTTTTATTAAATTTGACGGCCAAGAAGGCCTGTGCCACATATCAGAAATTGCTTGGCGACGACTTGATCATCCGTCAGACATCTTAAAAATTCACGATAAGGTCAAAGCTGAAATTATCGGTATGGAAGACGGTCGATTTTCGCTCTCCATTAAAAAACTATTACCCGATCCTTGGTCGAAAATAAACGAAAAGTATAAAATTGGACAAGGAGTTGATTGTAAGATCTTAAAAATTAATCCCTTCGGTTTCTTTGTTGAACTTGACCCGGAAATCCACGGCTTGGTCCATGTCTCCGAGTTTCCTGACGATCAAAAAGATCCGTCAAAACTAGCCAAGGTTGGTGATATAATGAAGTTTCGAATAATTTCTATTGAACCCGAAGATCACCGCCTAGGATTAAGCCTGAAAGACCTTAAAGAATAA